The DNA window gttggaaagggaaaggcaggacaaaaatgttactataaataaaattaaagagaaattgaTATACATtgttacattttacatttctttcgTAGGAACATTTCAGTTATGGGGCCATACTATTCAAGTAGATTGGGCAGATCCAGAAAAAGAAGTTGATGAAGAAACAATGCAGAGAGTTAAAGTATTGTATGTTAGAAATTTGATGATCTCTACTACAGAAGAAACAATCAAGACTGAATTTAACAAATTTAAGCCAGGAGCTGTTGAGCGTGTAAAGAAACTTCGAGATTATGCTTTTGTTCACTTCTTTAATCGAGATGATGCAGTTGCTGCTATGTCAGTTATGAATGGGAAATGTATTGATGGAGCTAGCATCGAGGTGACGCTAGCAAAACCAGTTAACAAAGAGAGCACTTGGAGACAACATCTTAATGGTCAAATTAGTCCCAGTTCTGAAAATCTTCTAGTCTTTACAAATAAAGAAGATAGTCATCAGAAGTCTCTAGCAAAACCAGCAACTCTTCCAATTCGCCTTAATGGACAGCATAGTACAAGCCCTCCTGAAATTGAAAGGTGTACTTACCCATTTTTCCCAGGAATAAAGCTTACTCCAGTTAGCATATATTCTTTAAAATCTAGTCATTTTAGTTCTGCAACAATGCAGTTAGATTATTATTGCAACAAAAATAACTGGGCACCTCCAGATTATTACTTATTTTCAACTACAAGTCAAGATGGAAAAGTATTGCTCGTGTATAAGATCATTATTCCTTCTGTTGCAAATGGATCCCAGAGTCATTTCATGCCAGACAAGCTCTGCACGACAGTAGAAGATGCAAAAGAATTAGCAGCACAATTTGCATTGCTGCACTTGGGTAAGTTCTTAAAATTCTAATTTTAATTAACATAAATCTGATTTTTATATCATTTTAGAATAATCTGTTTATACCCAACAGAATTTCAGTACTGACTCCCAGTGTTTAGTAGGCAAATCATGTAGAAATCTGTGT is part of the Pogona vitticeps strain Pit_001003342236 chromosome 5, PviZW2.1, whole genome shotgun sequence genome and encodes:
- the RBM46 gene encoding putative RNA-binding protein 46 isoform X2, which gives rise to MSEENTDATTSCSKVRTGTQNEAALLALMEKTGYNMVQENGQRKFGGPPPGWEGPPPPRGCEVFVGKIPRDMYEDELVPVFERAGKIYEFRLMMEFSGENRGYAFVMYTTKEEAQLAIRILNNYEIRPGKFIGVCVSLDNCRLFIGAIPKEKKKEEILEEMKKVTEGVVDVIVYPSATDKTKNRGFAFVEYESHRAAAMARRKLIPGTFQLWGHTIQVDWADPEKEVDEETMQRVKVLYVRNLMISTTEETIKTEFNKFKPGAVERVKKLRDYAFVHFFNRDDAVAAMSVMNGKCIDGASIEVTLAKPVNKESTWRQHLNGQISPSSENLLVFTNKEDSHQKSLAKPATLPIRLNGQHSTSPPEIERCTYPFFPGIKLTPVSIYSLKSSHFSSATMQLDYYCNKNNWAPPDYYLFSTTSQDGKVLLVYKIIIPSVANGSQSHFMPDKLCTTVEDAKELAAQFALLHLERVHNLPSLDLCRKVWRN